From the genome of Acidobacteriota bacterium, one region includes:
- the pruA gene encoding L-glutamate gamma-semialdehyde dehydrogenase produces MQLASFKNEPLCDFKGNHEHFRQMHEALEDVKRELGAKYPAVIGSERTDTKETFHSYNPSVKGQVVGTFPKGDPSLAALAIEKAERAFESWSRTPVETRVGLLTLAAKIVRDRKFHFAAWMVYEVGKSWAEADADVAEAIDFCEFYAREMLRLAGRQPITPVPGERNRLEYIPLGVGVVIPPWNFPLAILAGMTAASIVAGNTVVLKPSSDSPTIGYKFFEALEEAGMPAGVVNFLPGPGSTVGDALVAHPRTRYIAFTGSKEVGLHINELAAKPQRGQIWIKRVIAEMGGKDSIIVDSETDLESAVAGVTASAFGYQGQKCSACSRAIVVETVYEPFLEKLTERVGAIKVGNPSDPETDMGPVINGRAKESILQYIKLGRNEGRVIAGGREAAGQGHFLAPTVIADVPPDARLSQEEIFGPVLAVLKAADFDEALRIANNTEYGLTGSVYTKNRAKIEKATERFHVGNLYFNRKCTGALVGAHPFGGFNMSGTDSKAGGHDYLLLFTQAKSISEKQSA; encoded by the coding sequence ATGCAGCTAGCATCGTTCAAGAATGAGCCTTTGTGTGACTTCAAGGGCAATCATGAGCATTTCCGCCAAATGCATGAAGCTCTTGAGGACGTAAAGAGGGAGCTCGGAGCGAAATATCCCGCCGTGATTGGATCTGAGCGCACCGACACGAAAGAAACTTTCCATTCTTACAATCCGTCGGTAAAGGGCCAGGTGGTGGGGACGTTTCCCAAGGGCGATCCCAGCCTGGCCGCCCTCGCCATCGAGAAAGCCGAAAGGGCCTTTGAGAGCTGGAGCCGCACACCTGTAGAGACGCGGGTAGGGCTGCTGACTTTGGCGGCCAAGATTGTCCGTGACCGAAAGTTTCATTTTGCGGCATGGATGGTCTATGAGGTGGGCAAGTCGTGGGCAGAAGCCGATGCAGACGTGGCGGAGGCTATCGATTTTTGCGAGTTTTATGCACGGGAAATGCTGCGTCTGGCTGGCCGCCAGCCTATTACTCCCGTACCGGGGGAACGGAACCGCCTGGAGTACATCCCTCTGGGTGTCGGTGTCGTTATTCCTCCATGGAATTTCCCGCTGGCGATTCTGGCCGGAATGACGGCGGCCTCGATTGTAGCGGGCAACACCGTGGTGTTGAAGCCCTCGAGCGACTCGCCCACAATCGGTTACAAGTTTTTTGAAGCGTTGGAAGAAGCTGGCATGCCCGCCGGCGTGGTGAATTTCCTTCCGGGCCCCGGCTCCACGGTTGGCGATGCCCTCGTGGCGCACCCTCGCACGCGGTACATCGCCTTCACCGGATCGAAGGAGGTGGGCCTGCATATCAATGAGCTCGCGGCAAAGCCGCAGCGTGGGCAGATATGGATCAAGCGCGTCATTGCCGAAATGGGCGGCAAGGATTCCATTATTGTAGACAGTGAGACAGACCTTGAATCGGCCGTCGCGGGGGTGACTGCTTCAGCTTTTGGTTATCAGGGGCAGAAGTGCTCGGCCTGCTCGCGCGCTATCGTAGTGGAGACAGTTTATGAGCCTTTTCTTGAAAAACTGACGGAGCGAGTTGGGGCCATCAAAGTGGGCAATCCTTCGGACCCTGAAACGGACATGGGGCCGGTGATCAACGGTCGCGCCAAAGAATCCATCCTGCAGTACATCAAGCTTGGAAGGAACGAAGGCCGGGTAATCGCCGGAGGAAGGGAAGCGGCAGGCCAGGGCCATTTCCTTGCTCCTACCGTTATTGCCGATGTTCCTCCCGATGCGCGTCTCTCACAGGAGGAGATTTTCGGACCGGTGTTGGCTGTGCTGAAAGCAGCGGATTTTGATGAAGCCCTACGGATCGCCAACAACACGGAATACGGCCTGACCGGCTCTGTATACACCAAGAACCGGGCGAAGATTGAGAAAGCTACAGAGCGCTTCCACGTGGGCAATCTTTACTTTAACCGCAAATGCACTGGAGCTCTGGTAGGTGCCCATCCCTTCGGCGGATTCAATATGTCCGGCACGGATTCCAAGGCCGGCGGACATGATTATCTATTGCTGTTTACACAGGCCAAGTCCATCTCCGAGAAACAGAGCGCATAG